A stretch of the Aegilops tauschii subsp. strangulata cultivar AL8/78 chromosome 4, Aet v6.0, whole genome shotgun sequence genome encodes the following:
- the LOC141021833 gene encoding uncharacterized protein has protein sequence MSKLVSLQFSFRYKKGIDNSAADVLSRVGHLVALDALSLCQPQWLQEVANSYKTDPDSQELLAKVAVTAVNDQGRTLQNGVIRQRGRLWIGANSALQTKLIAALHHSVVGGHSGAMATYHPVRKLFAWQGLKHAVEDFVR, from the coding sequence ATGTCCAAGCTGGTCAGCCTGCAGTTCTCCTTCCGCTACAAGAAGGGCATCGACAATAGTGCAGCGGACGTGCTGTCCCGTGTCGGCCATCTCGTTGCACTCGATGCTCTCTCGCTGTGCCAGCCCCAATGGCTACAGGAGGTGGCTAACTCCTACAAAACTGATCCTGACTCGCAAGAGCTGCTGGCGAAGGTCGCGGTCACCGCCGTCAACGACCAGGGGCGCACATTACAGAACGGCGTCATCAGGCAGCGTGGCCGGCTCTGGATTGGGGCCAACTCAGCATTGCAGACCAAGCTCATCGCCGCCCTCCATCACAGTGTCGTGGGTGGACACTCCGGCGCCATGGCAACCTACCACCCCGTCCGCAAGCTGTTCGCCTGGCAAGGTCTGAAGCATGCTGTGGAGGATTTTGTCCGGTAG